The DNA segment GGGCAAGCTGCACAAGGAGGAACAGCAGTGGTCGCCGGTGGTGTTCTTCGACCGGCCGCGCTGCATCCTGTGCTACCGCTGCGTGCGCGTCTGCGGCGAAGGCATGGACGTGTGGGCGCTGGGCGTGCAGGGCCGCGGCGCCACCTCCGTCATCGCTCCCAACAAGGAAGACCACCTGGAGTGCGAAGAGTGCGGCATGTGCATCGACATCTGCCCGGTGGGCGCTCTTACTTCCGGCGCCTATCGCTACAAGACCCGCCCCTGGGAGATGAATCACACGGGCACCATCTGCACCCACTGCGGCGACGGCTGCAAGACCACGCTGGGCGTTCGCCGCGCCGAGGGCGGCGCGCAGATCGTCCGCGGCGACAACCGCGACAAGAGCGGCATCAATGGCGACTTCCTCTGCGTCAAGGGCCGCTATGCGTTCGACTTCGCCCATCACGACGACCGCCTTCGGCAGCCCCTCGTGCGCAAGCACGGACGCCTGACCCCCGTCTCCTGGGAGGAAGCGCTGGAAGCGGCTGGGAATCGCTTCCGCGAGATCCGCGACGCCGACGGCGGCAAGGCTTTGGGCGTCCTCGGCTCCACCCGCACCACCAACGAGGAAAACTACCTGCTGCAGAAGTTCGCGCGCGTGGTGCTCCAGACGAATAACATCGATCACCACCGCACCGCCGACTTCCCTGCCTTTGCCCACGCGCTCGCCGGCAAGCCGGACGCCACCGCCGGCATGCGCGACGTGGCCCAGGCGCCGGCGATTCTGCTCATCGGCAGCGACCCTACGGAGCAGCATCCCCTGCTCGCCTGGAACATCCGCACCAACGTGCGCCTGCGCCGCGCCCGGCTGTACGTGGTCAATTCGGCAGAGATTAAGTTGCGGCGGCAGGCGACGATGTTTGCTCAAGTCCCCGCAGACGCGGAAGGTAAAGTAGCGGCCTTTCTTGCGGGAGACGAAAGCGCTGCCTCCGCGCTCGGCGCCTCCGCCGAGGCTCTGAAGACCATGCGCGACAAGCTGCGCGGCGAGCAGAACCTGGTCATCATCTTCGGCTCCGAGCTGCGTGGCGACGACGTGACGTCACTGGCTCGCTTCGGCGCCGCGATCCCAGGCGCAAAGCTCATCTGCCTGGGCGACTACGCCAACTCCCGCGGCGCGGCGGATATGGGTCTTTATCCGGACTTGCTGCCCGGTTACACGTCGGTCGCGGGCGGCGGACACTTCGCCGCCGAGTGGCGCGCGCCGCTCCCTTCCGAGCCGGGAATGGACCTGCGCCAGATGATTGCCGCCGCTGCCGAAGGCAAGCTCAAGGGTCTTTACGTTGTGGGCTCGAATCCGGTCAGCCGCTTCGGCGTGGATCCCTTTGCGCTCTCGAAGACCTTCGTCGTCGTTCAAGACCTCTTCCTGACGGAGACCGCCGCCAACGCTGACGTGGTGCTGCCCGCGGCCTGCGCCTACGAGAAGTCAGGGACGTTCACCAACACCTGCGGTGACCTGCAAATGCTGACCAAGGCCGGCGACTTCTCCGGGGTAAAGGCGGACTTGGAGATCATCGTGCGCATCGCCGACCGCATGGGATTCGATCCGCGGCGGCTGGTGCCCTTCGGCGGTGCGGAACGCGCGGACCAGGGACAGTCGCGCGGGGTGCAGTCGGGCGAAGCCGACCGCCACGACATCTGGCTGCGCGCGCACAACCTGGAGCCCAAGGTCAGCCCCTTCGATCCCATGGCGCTGCTCGACGAGATCCAGCGCCTGGTCCCCGGCTACGACGTCTCGCGTACCAACCTGGCCGCGGGCAACGAAGTGCACACCGGCATTCCGGCGGAGGTCGGGCGCAGCGGCGGCGCGGATTCCATCGTCCCGTCCGGAGATACGCTCTTCACCTCGGGCACGCTGGGGCGCTACTCGCGCGCGCTGAATTCGGTTCTGGAGAGTCGCAGGATCCCGGCGGAAAAGCCCGCTGCAGCCGACTAGGATGCAGAACGACTGGTTCACATTCGTCGCCATCACGGTCGTCAAGAGCGCGGTCCTGCTCGGGGTGTTGCTGACAGCGGTGGCCTACACGGTGTGGCTGGAGCGCAAAGTCGTCGGCCACATCCAGAACCGCTGGGGGCCGACGCGCGTGGGACCCTTCGGCCTGCTGCAACCGCTGGCCGACGGCGTGAAGCTTCTGCTGAAGGAAGACATCAGCTTGAGCGGAGCGTACCAGCCGCTCTATATCGCCGCGCCCATCCTCGCGGTCGGGCTGGCGCTCACCTCCATTTCGGTGATCCCCATCGGCGAGTCCATCACCGTGCGCGGGGTTCCGGTGCAGCTTCAAATCGCCGACGTCAACATCGCGCTGCTGGTGTTGCTGGGCGTGACCTCCATCGGCGTGTACGGAATCGCGTTGGCCGGCTGGTCGTCGAACAGCAAGTACTCGCTGCTGGGCGCGCTGCGGGCCTGCGCGCAGATGGTGAGCTACGAGCTTTCCCTGGGCCTTTCGCTGGTGGGCGTGCTCATCCTGACCGGCAGCCTCAGCCTGCGCGAGATCGTCAACCATCAGGGCGAGTGGCCTTGGCAGTGGAACGTCATCGGCGGCGGGCAAGCGGTGGCGTTCTTCATCTATCTGGCCGCCGCCTTCGCTGAGACCAACCGCATCCCCTTCGACCTCCCCGAGGGCGAGACCGAGCTGGTCGCCGGATACCACACCGAGTACAGCTCCATGAAGTTCGCCATGTTCTTCATGGCCGAGTACACCAACATGGTCACGG comes from the Terriglobales bacterium genome and includes:
- the nuoG gene encoding NADH-quinone oxidoreductase subunit NuoG — encoded protein: MPDVTITVDGKEVTAPAGTLLIEACKHVGIEVPSFCYYPGLSLQAACRMCLVEIEKMSKMATACTVPITEGMVVTTASEKVTQARKSMLELLLGNHPLDCPVCDAGGECELQDMTFKYGAAESRYMEGKLHKEEQQWSPVVFFDRPRCILCYRCVRVCGEGMDVWALGVQGRGATSVIAPNKEDHLECEECGMCIDICPVGALTSGAYRYKTRPWEMNHTGTICTHCGDGCKTTLGVRRAEGGAQIVRGDNRDKSGINGDFLCVKGRYAFDFAHHDDRLRQPLVRKHGRLTPVSWEEALEAAGNRFREIRDADGGKALGVLGSTRTTNEENYLLQKFARVVLQTNNIDHHRTADFPAFAHALAGKPDATAGMRDVAQAPAILLIGSDPTEQHPLLAWNIRTNVRLRRARLYVVNSAEIKLRRQATMFAQVPADAEGKVAAFLAGDESAASALGASAEALKTMRDKLRGEQNLVIIFGSELRGDDVTSLARFGAAIPGAKLICLGDYANSRGAADMGLYPDLLPGYTSVAGGGHFAAEWRAPLPSEPGMDLRQMIAAAAEGKLKGLYVVGSNPVSRFGVDPFALSKTFVVVQDLFLTETAANADVVLPAACAYEKSGTFTNTCGDLQMLTKAGDFSGVKADLEIIVRIADRMGFDPRRLVPFGGAERADQGQSRGVQSGEADRHDIWLRAHNLEPKVSPFDPMALLDEIQRLVPGYDVSRTNLAAGNEVHTGIPAEVGRSGGADSIVPSGDTLFTSGTLGRYSRALNSVLESRRIPAEKPAAAD
- the nuoH gene encoding NADH-quinone oxidoreductase subunit NuoH yields the protein MQNDWFTFVAITVVKSAVLLGVLLTAVAYTVWLERKVVGHIQNRWGPTRVGPFGLLQPLADGVKLLLKEDISLSGAYQPLYIAAPILAVGLALTSISVIPIGESITVRGVPVQLQIADVNIALLVLLGVTSIGVYGIALAGWSSNSKYSLLGALRACAQMVSYELSLGLSLVGVLILTGSLSLREIVNHQGEWPWQWNVIGGGQAVAFFIYLAAAFAETNRIPFDLPEGETELVAGYHTEYSSMKFAMFFMAEYTNMVTVACVATTVFLGGWHGPVFGPGPVRMALPLFWFVLKVFFFLFLYIWVRGTLPRFRYDQLMAFGWKVLLPLAIANILITSFVVAVGT